The genome window GTACGCCCGTCGGCCCGCGTGTCTGTCCCGGCGCCCGTTCGCCCCTGACGCGGTCGCCACGGAGGTCTCCCCGGTCGCGGATGTCGACCTGGACCGGGCGGCCGGACTCCTCGTCTCGCAGGTCAGGCAGGTCGGGCGCGGCGGTCCGGTCACCGTGGTGGCACACAGCATGGGCGGCACGGTACTGACACGTGCGGCCCAGCACGCGCCCGAGCTGATCGAGCACATGGTGTACCTGACGGCGTTCATGCCGGCCTCGGACGTCCCGGCGCTGGCGTACATCCAGTCGGCCGACAACGAAGGCGATCTCGTGGGCCCGTCGTTGCGTGCCGACCCCGCGGTCGTCGGCGCGCTGCGCTTCGACCTCGCGTCGGAGGACGCCGCCTACCGGCAACAGCTGCGCCAGGCCTTCTTCGGGGATGTCGATCCGGTCGTCGCCGACGCCGCCCTCGGTCTGCTGTCACCCGACGCGCCGGTCGGTATCGCGCTGGGCGCCACCGCCCTGACCCGCGACGGCTGGGGATCGATCCCGCGCACCTATGTCACCTGCGCGCGGGACATGGCGATACGCCCGCCGGTGCAGCGCGGATTCATCGCGGAGGCCGACGCCGCCTTCCCGGACAACCCGACCTCCGTGGCGGAACTGGACGCCTCCCACTCACCGTTCCTGTCGATGCCGGACCAGGTCGCGGACATCGTCACGAAGACGGGCTGACGACGCGCCACATGAGCGCCGGCGCGCCGTTGCCCCACTGGTTCGCCGAACTGGACGGGCAGGACAAGCACCGCAAGCCCGTCCGTCACGAAATATTTTCGCGATCGGGATCCACGGACGTACGCAGCGGCACTCAGGCCACGCCAGGGGGCCGACATCGGGCATCACCCCACATATCCGTGCGCCCCGCCCTTCTTGCCTTCGCGCTCGCGGCCCCGTTACTTTGCGGCGATGTTTCTGGCCAGGTGCGCGGTGCGGTCCGGCGCGCCGGTGTTCGGCGCACAGAACGGACTCGGGTGACAGGTCGAGGCAAGAATCGGCAGGAGGCGCAGCACGGTCTGCTCACGAGCATCGCCGCCGAGGCGGGGGTCTCGCTGAGCACCGTTTCCAAGGTGGTGCACCGGCGCCGTGACGTGGGCGCCTCGACAAGGGACCGGGTCGAGGAACTGCTGGCGCGGCACGGGTATGTCCGCCCGTGGGATCAGGACCCTGCCGCGCCCCGGCAGATCATCGTCGTCTTCCGCGACCTGTCCGGCCCGTACACGCTGGAAGTGGTTCGCGGCATCGTCGACGCGGCGGGCGAACTGGGCATCGACGTGGTCACGGGGACGACCGGCAGGCGGTCCATCTCGGGGTGGTTGGAAAAGTGCGTGGCGCTCGGCGCGGCGGGCATCGTGATCGTGATCTCGATGCTGGCCGAGGAGGACCAGAGGCGGATCGTCGAGCAGCGGCTGCCCGTGGTGCTGATCGACCCGCTCAGCGCGCCGTCGGAGGACATCCCGAGCATCGGCGTGACGAACTGGAGCGGGGCCCGGGAGGCGGTTCAGCACCTGCTGGGCCTCGGGCACACGCGGATCGGGATGGTCGCGGGCCGCTCGCACTCCCTGGCCGGGGCGGCACGCCTGCACGGCTATCGGGCGGCGCTGGGCGAGGCCGGAATCGGCTACGACCCGGCCATCGTGCGCTCCACCGACTTCGACTACACCGAGGCGCTCGCCGCGTGCCTGCAGATCCTGCGGGCCGACGACCCGCCCACGGCCGTCTTCGCGGCCAGCGACGCGCAGGCGCTCGGCGTACTGGAGGCGGCCCGGCAGCAGGGGCTGGCCGTGCCGGAGGACCTGTCGGTGATGTCGTTCGACGACACGCTGGTGGCGGCCATGGCCTGCCCGCCGCTGAGCGCGGTGCGTCAGCCGTTCGAGGAACTGGGACGGGAGGCGACCCGGGTGCTCATGGATCTCTCGGAGGGCCGACCGCCCGCGTCCTCGCGCATCGAACTCGCCACGGAGCTGGTCGTGCGGACCTCCACGTCCGTTCGCCGCCGCGTCAATACCGCGTGAACCGATTTTCCGCGAAACCCTTTCGAAACACGACGGTGACAGTGCGATATCCCTTGCGAATACTGGCACCCTGCTCGCACCCCGATTCTCCCTCTCATGGAAAAAGGATGCGCGCTCCCCCTTGTGAAAGGAACAGCGTTGACAAGAACCTGGGCTGGAAGAGTTTTCGCCTCGGCGACAGCCTTCGCGATAGGTGCGGCATTCGCCATTGCCTCCGCGACAACCGCGTCGGCGTATCAGCCGAGTCCCGCGAACCTGTATACGGCGAACAACACCGCCGCGTGCAACAAGAACCCCTGCGTCCTCTACCCCAAGTCGGCCCAGCTGCCGAGCGGGCGGATCGTCGCGGCGTTCGAGAACAGCCAGACCGCCCCGGTGGGGCAGACGATGCCTCTCCACAAGAGCGACGACGACGGTACGACGTGGGCGAAACTGGCCGACATCCAGGCCCCCGCGTATCTCTCCGGCGACTCCGCGTACGCGAAGTACACCAGCAACTGGACCAACCCGTATCTCTACGTCCTCCCGCAGGCCGTCGGCTCCCTGAGTGCCGGCACGCTGCTGCTGGCGAGCATCGTCTCGGGCGACGACGCCTACTACCAGGAGCAGAAGGCCGCGAACTCCAGCTGGACGCCGTCCGGTGACGGCGACCGCAAGGACGTGGCGCTCGCCCTCTACGCGAGCACGGACGACGGCGCGACCTGGAGCTTCAAGAACATCATCGAGGCCGGCGGCTGGCAGGGCGGCAGCGCCGGAGCCGTCGGCCGGGTCTCGGCGGCCAACACCAACGCCCAGGTCGACCCCATCTGGGAACCGCACCTCCTCGCCCACAACGGCAAGCTCATCGCCTACTACTCCGACGAGAAGGACTACACCGGCTACGACACCACCACGGGCGCCCCGACCCTCGACCCGGACAACGACACGGCGACCGACTCCGGCGGCCAGGTCCTCCTGCACCGGACCTGGGACGGCACCAGCGCCTCGGCCTGGAGCAGCCCGGTCGTCGACGTCCCCGGCTCCACGGTGAGCATGGGCGGCGGCAAGACGGAGATCGGCGGCGGCCGGCCCGGCATGACGACCATCGCGCCCACGACCGACGGCAAGTGGCTGCTGACGTACGAGTACTGGGGCGGCGGCACCAACGTCCGCTACCGGATCTCCGACGACCCGCTGAAGTTCTTCTCGGCCACGGACGCCGCGATCACCGCGCTGCCCGTGCCCTCGGGCGGCAACAAGCTGTCCACCGGGGGCAGCCCGGTCCTCCTGCCCATGCCCGACGGCCGGATCGCCTACAACGCGTCCGGCAGCGGCAGCGTCTGGGTGAACGAGTCCGGTCTGAGCACCGGCACCTGGAAGCAGTACCAGACGACCATCGCCTCCGGTTACAGCCGCAACCTCCAGTACGTCGACGGCACGGGACGCGTCCTGATCCTCCAGGCCTCCTGGAGCGGCGGCAGCGTCGGCCCCGTGAAGTACGCCGAAGTCGACCTCGGCCGCTCCGACGGCACCTACTACAGCCTCGTCAACCGGCTGACCGGCCAGGTCCTGTCCACCGCGTCCGGCAAGACGCAGGACGCCAACCTCACCGGCGACACCCCCGACCTCGTACTGAGCGCCGACTCCGCCGCCGCCACCCAGCGCTGGCACATGACCGCCAAGGGCAGCGACACGACACTGCTCAACAAGGCCGGCGGCCGTGCGGCAGCCATCTGGACCGGCAGCGCGACGGCCGGGCAGAAGCTGGCACAGTGGGTCGACGACGATGCCACCGACAAGAAGTGGACCCTCGTCTCCACCACCGACGGCTACTACCGACTCCGCTCGGCCCGTAACACCAGCCTGTACATGACCGGGGCCACCGCGGGCGGCTCCGTCACCCTGGCCGCGTCGGCCTCCGACGGCTCGCAGGAGTGGCTGCCGGTCGCGGACCCGCTCCCCACGGCCTCGACCTTCACCCTGAAGGGCACCAACTCCGGCCGCTGCCTCGATGTCCCCAACGGCCAGACGGGCGTCCAGGTCCAGGTCTACGACTGCTCGGGCAACGCCAACCAGACCATCACCCGGACCACGGCCGGTGAGCTCCGAGTATCCGGCAAGTGCCTGGCCGCCAACGCCGACGGCACCACCACGGGCACCAAGGTCATCCTGTGGGCCTGCAACGGGAAGACCAGCCAGCAGTGGGCCTTCCGGGTCGACGGCACCATCGTCAACCGCTCCAACGGCCTGGTCCTCGACGTGAACGGCGCGGGCACGGCCAACGGGTCGAAGGTCCAGCTGTGGACCGGCCTGGGCAGCACCAACCAGACCTGGACCCGAAGCTAGGTTCAGGCCACGCCACTCTGCGGGTG of Streptomyces phaeolivaceus contains these proteins:
- a CDS encoding RICIN domain-containing protein — its product is MTRTWAGRVFASATAFAIGAAFAIASATTASAYQPSPANLYTANNTAACNKNPCVLYPKSAQLPSGRIVAAFENSQTAPVGQTMPLHKSDDDGTTWAKLADIQAPAYLSGDSAYAKYTSNWTNPYLYVLPQAVGSLSAGTLLLASIVSGDDAYYQEQKAANSSWTPSGDGDRKDVALALYASTDDGATWSFKNIIEAGGWQGGSAGAVGRVSAANTNAQVDPIWEPHLLAHNGKLIAYYSDEKDYTGYDTTTGAPTLDPDNDTATDSGGQVLLHRTWDGTSASAWSSPVVDVPGSTVSMGGGKTEIGGGRPGMTTIAPTTDGKWLLTYEYWGGGTNVRYRISDDPLKFFSATDAAITALPVPSGGNKLSTGGSPVLLPMPDGRIAYNASGSGSVWVNESGLSTGTWKQYQTTIASGYSRNLQYVDGTGRVLILQASWSGGSVGPVKYAEVDLGRSDGTYYSLVNRLTGQVLSTASGKTQDANLTGDTPDLVLSADSAAATQRWHMTAKGSDTTLLNKAGGRAAAIWTGSATAGQKLAQWVDDDATDKKWTLVSTTDGYYRLRSARNTSLYMTGATAGGSVTLAASASDGSQEWLPVADPLPTASTFTLKGTNSGRCLDVPNGQTGVQVQVYDCSGNANQTITRTTAGELRVSGKCLAANADGTTTGTKVILWACNGKTSQQWAFRVDGTIVNRSNGLVLDVNGAGTANGSKVQLWTGLGSTNQTWTRS
- a CDS encoding LacI family DNA-binding transcriptional regulator, whose amino-acid sequence is MTGRGKNRQEAQHGLLTSIAAEAGVSLSTVSKVVHRRRDVGASTRDRVEELLARHGYVRPWDQDPAAPRQIIVVFRDLSGPYTLEVVRGIVDAAGELGIDVVTGTTGRRSISGWLEKCVALGAAGIVIVISMLAEEDQRRIVEQRLPVVLIDPLSAPSEDIPSIGVTNWSGAREAVQHLLGLGHTRIGMVAGRSHSLAGAARLHGYRAALGEAGIGYDPAIVRSTDFDYTEALAACLQILRADDPPTAVFAASDAQALGVLEAARQQGLAVPEDLSVMSFDDTLVAAMACPPLSAVRQPFEELGREATRVLMDLSEGRPPASSRIELATELVVRTSTSVRRRVNTA